GGTAGACTCGGTCCCCGCGGCGGCGACCCGGCATCGGGGGCTGGGCCGCCGGACTCCTCTGACCGACCGACCTGACGAGGCACGATGAGCATCAGCACCCCGGGCGGCCCGCAGCGCCGCCCGACCGTGGTCAGCACCGGTAAGAAGCCGGCGGCTGGTCGGCCGGCCGCCGGCGACAAGCCGACCGGCGACAAGACCGGGTCCGGCAAGCCGGCGACCCCCCGCTCCGGCGGTGGCAAGGGCCCCCGCAAGCCGATCACCCCGGTGAAGGTCAGCCAGGGGCGCTCCTGGGGGCCGATCGCCCTCTTCGTCGCCGTGGGCGTGCTCGCCACCTCGATCATCGGCTTCGGCGCCTGGGCGACCTTCAAGGGCAGCCAGTCGTGGCAGGACAAGGCTGCGGCGATCGACGGCGTCGTCAACTTCCGGGAGAGCGACCCGGAGAGCATCGCCAACCAGGAGCACCGGGCCGGCAAGATCGAGTACCCGCACAGCCCGCCGGTCGGCGGCCCGCACAACAACACGTGGCAGCGCTGCCAGGGTGACGTCTACACCGCGCCGATCGCCAACGAGCACGCGCTGCACAGCCTGGAGCACGGCGCGGTCTGGATCACCTACCGCCCCGACCTGCCCGAGGCGGACGTGGCGAAGCTCGCCGACATCATCCGCGGCAACGACTTCATGCTGATGAGCCCCTACGAGGGCCTCGACAAGCCCGTCTCGATCCAGGCGTGGGGCTACCAGCTCAAGGTCGACGACGCCGGCGACTCCCGGCTGAAGGAGTTCGCCACCGTGCTGGCACAGAACGCCTCGATGGAGCCGGGCGTGCCCTGCTCCTCCGGCAACTACACCACCGGCACCGGCACCGAGCCGCGCGAGATGCAGCCCACGCAGGGCGGCTGACATGCCCACCGCCGTGCAGGACCCACCGGTGACCGAGCAGACGGGCGGGGCAGCACCCCGCCCGGCCTCCCGGACCCTGCGGTACCTGACGCTGGCCGTGACCGCGCTGATGCTGCTCGCCGTCGGGTGGACGGCTGCCACGCTGGCCGCCGGGCGGACGCCGGGTGAGGAGTCGGCCGAGGCCGGCTTCGCCCGGGACATGTCCCGGCACCACGCGCAGGCGGTCGAGATGGCCATGCTCGCGTACGCCAAGGGGCAGGATCCGGCGATCCGGCAGATGGGGTACGACATGGCCCTCACCCAGCAGGCGCAGATCGGGCACATGCAGCGCTGGTTGCAGGAGTGGGACCTGCTGCCCACCGGCACCCGGCCGGCGATGGAGTGGATGCCGGACGGCGTACGGGTGGACGCGAACGGGCTGATGCCCGGCATGGCCACCCGGGAGCAGATCACCCAGCTCCACGAGGCCCAGGGTGCCGAGGTCGACCGTCTCTTCATCGACCTGATCATCAAGCACCACCTCGGCGGGATCCACATGGTCGACGGGCTCCTCAAGACGTCCGACCGGGCCGAGGTGGTCCGGATGGCCGAGGCCATGAAGCAGGCGCAGCAGAAGGAGATCAACGAGCTCCGGAAACTCCAGCAGGCCGCCGGCTGATACCGGGACGGTCCGCGACCGCCGCAACACGTGTACGACCGGAGAGGGGCCCCGCCGGAACACCGGCCGGGCCCCTCGCCCGTCCGCAGGTCAGCCCCGAGCGTGCCCCACTTGTCCGATAGACACTTTTAGTACTTTCTGAACTAATTACCGAGCTTGACAACCTTTCTCCCCACATATCGTGACCAGTTGGGATTCGGGCTCGTTGCGCAGGACGTGGGGGTTGCACTCAGAGACGCACGGCGTTCGGTCACCAGTTGGTGCCGACGCCACACCATCGGCGGTGACGGGACGGTGGCAGCCGTCCGTCGCGGACAGCGGCAGAGCGAGTCGGGAGCGCTCAGCCGCGAGCAGGAGCTGGAACTCATCGACACCCTGCGGGGCGTCCACCCCGACGAGTTCGGGCTGGACGAGGAACTCTGGACTCGCCAGAGTCTGCACACCCTGATCGAGCAGCACTTCGGGCTGACCCTGGACGCCGGGGTCGTCGGGGCGTACCTGCGGGCCTGGGGGCTGGGCCCCCGCGAGCCGCGCGAGCGCGCCTGCGGGCTCTGCGTCGGCGCGGTCGAGCGGTGGGTACGCGGCGAGTACCCGGCCATCACCCGGGCCGCCCAGGAGCACCTCGCCGAGGTCTACTGGCTCGGCCGGGTACGCCTCCGGGGCACCATGCCGGCAGCCGACGTGATCTCGGCGGTCTCCTCGCGCGGCCGGGTGCGGTTCATGGTCACCACGCCGTCGGTGGATCCGGCACTACCCCGGGACTTCGTGCTCCGCCTCAGCGGCACCGAGCAGCGCACCGTGCACCTGATCGTGGACGGCTCCTGGGCCCGCAACGAGTGGCCCCGCCGCCTCCCCCGACGCATCGTGCCCCACCCCCTCCCCAGCTGCGGCCGCACCCAAGCCGCCTGACCCACCCCACCCCGTCCCCGTCCCCGCCCCCTCTCGCTGCGTTGATCAAGAGGTTTTGGCCTTCGGAATAGCCCGTCGAGTACCAAAACCTCTTGATCAACCGGACGACGCGGGGGTGGGTGTAAGGGTGGGGTCGGGGTGCCGGTTCGGCGATCGAAGGGTGAGTTTGCTAGTCTTCTCCAGTCGCTGAGCCCCCGTAGCTCAGGGGATAGAGCACCGCCCTCCGGAGGCGGGGGCGCAGGTTCGAATCCTGCCGGGGGCACCAGAGCAGACCAGCACGAGCAAGGCCGTTGACCAGAGATTCCCGGTCAGCGGCCTTTTTCGCGCCCAGCGGGCAGCACCGGACACGCACCGACCACGGCTGGATCGCCCTTCCGGGCCGTGACGACCCCCGATCGGCGGTCAGTACGGGGATGCGTGCCGACACTATGCTGTGAGCACCTCGCCACTCTGCGGAAGGGCTGCCGGTGCCCCGGGTGAACGTACGGTGGTCGCGGATCTCGGCCACCGAGAAGGCGTCCTACGGTGGTGCGGCGATCGCGGCCTCGGCCACGGTGGCGGTGGCGGTCGTGCAGGGCGCGGTGCCGTTGCTCGCCGGGCAGGGCGGTACGATCGCGGTCGCGGTGGTGTCGTTCCTCGCCGGGGTGGCCGTCACCGGCGCGACGGTCGCGGTGGTCGCCACCGTACGCCGACGATCCCTGGCCGGCGACGGACCGGAGTTCGACGTCTTCGTCTCGACGCCGATGGCCTCCCTGCCAAAGTCGGAGTACCCGGCCCACCGCCGACAGATCATGACGCTGATCCGGGAGATCGAGCAGCGCGCCGGGCTGAGCTGCTACTACGCCGGACGGGACCGTCCCGAGATCGCCGACTTCCCCGCCGTCGACCTGGGGTTCCGGGACGAGTTGCGGGCGCTGACCCACAGTCGACACTTCCTGCTGGTGCTGCCCGTGTCGAATCCGTCGAGCGCGCTTGTCGAGGCCGGGGTGGCGATCGCCCTGCGCACACCGTCCATCTATTTCAGACACACGTCCGCGGTGCTGCCGTTCCTCCTCCGGGGAGCGGCCAACTCCAATCATCCGGACATACCCCGGATCCGGGTCTACGAATACGCTGATTTCAGCGAGTTGGCGACCCTGGTCCGGGTCAACGGCAAGGGCCTTTTCGAGAGCCACACCTGACCAGCACGATCGGAACGTGGATGTCGAACATCTCGGGCGCCAAGAAACTCTTCGTCATCATGCCGTTCGGTCTGAAGCGGCTGCCCTCCGGCCTGATGCACGACTTCGACCGCTTCTATCACGGGATCCTCCGCCCGGTGGCTCAGGACGCCGGGTGGTCGGTGTTCCGCGCCGACGAGATCACCGAGCCGGGCACCATCGTCAACCAGGCGTTCCGGCACCTCCAGGCCGCCGACGTGGTGGTCGCCGACATCAGCTCGCCCAACGGCAGCGTCTACTACGAGTTGGGCGTGCGGCAGGCCATCTCGCCGGGCAAGACGATTCTCGTCGCGGTGCACGGCACCGAGTTGCCGTTCGATCTGAAAAGCCAGCGGGTGCTCTTCTACAGCCCACAGTTCGACCAGGATCCACGGTTCCGGTTCGCGTACCGCGAGGCGCTCATCTCGGACAGCCCGCACGTCCACAATCCGGTCCGGGACGCGTTGAGCGACCTCGGGTTGAACTTCCATCCGCGTACCGACCGGGTCGCCTTCGAGCAGGAACTGCACCACAAGATCGAGCGGAGCCGCAACATCGAGCAGTTGCTCGCGGTCTGGCACTGGGCGCGGCAGTCGGGTGACCTGCCGACCGGGGCGTTGCTGTCGTTGAGCAACCGGTTGGCCGCCGAGGGCGACTACGCCAGCGCGGTGCAGGTCCTCGACGCCGCCTTCCCTGAGGCTGACGGCGACTGGGAGGTGCACCGGCAGCGCGGCTTCTACCTGCGCAAGCTGACCCGGCTCGACGCGGCCGAGGTGGCGCTGAACCGGGCGTACGAGCTGAACCCCTCGGACCCGGAGACGCTCGGCATGCTCGGCGGCGCACTGAAACGTCAGGGCCGGTACGCCGAGGCGCTGCGCCTCTACCAGCAGGGTGCCACCCTCTCCCCCACCTCGTTGTACCTCGCGGTGGCCTGCGCCGGCATGCTGGCCATCGCCGATCCCGGCAACCCCGAACCGGCGCTCGCCCGGTACCGGCAGTTGCTCGACGAGATCGACTCCCGCCCCGGGCAGGAGACCGACTCCTGGGCGAACCTGGTCCGGGCCGAGGCACACTTCGTGCTGGGCGACGTGGAGGCGGCCCGCCGCTTCGGGCGGGCGGCGGTCCGGTACGGCGCGGAACGGCTGCACCTGGAGTCGACCGCCGACCAGATTCTCATGCTGCACGCCAACGGCCTGCCGCTGCGCGACGCGGACGGTTTCGCGCGCTGGCTGGTTGACGGGGCCAGGGATCCGGCGTCCACGACCGTGGAGGAGCGGGGCGCACCGGCGACCGATCCGGACTTCCCCCGTCGGATGATCTTCCACATCTCCGACGTCCACTTCGGATCGATCACCGAGGGCGGCAGCCGCATCGACGTGCACCGGTTCGCCGACACCGAGAACTCCGACCGGCTCAGCGTCGAGCTGACCCGGGAGTTCCACGGCGCCCTCAAGCGGTCGGGCTGCGCCGCCTCCGACGCCGTCCTGGTGGTCTCCGGCGACTCCACCTACACCGGACGGCAGGACGAGTTCGACCTGGTCCGGCAGTTCCTCACGGAGCTGTGCGAGAACACCGGGATGGACCGCAGCCAGGTGGTGCTGGTCCCCGGCAACCACGACATCGACTGGCTCCAGACCAAGTCGAACCGGGCCAACCGCTTCGACAACTACCTCACCTTCGCGCACCAGTTCTATGGCGAGGAACTGTTCCACGAGGTCTATCCCCGCATCGAGTGGGACCTGCGGACCTCGGGCACCCGGCCGGAGGCGAGGGAGATCGTCTATCGGCGTACCGACCGGACGATGACCGTCGTCGGGTTGAACTCCTGCATCTTCGAGGACGACCAGAACCACTACGGCTACATCGGCAAGCGTCAGCTCGACATCGTCAAGGACCTGCTGGAGCAGGAGCCGCCGGAGAACGTACGGGTCGCGGTCATGCACCACCACCTGCACCCCTTCCCCGAACCGCTGGAGCCGCGACGGGGTGACGCGGTCGTGCTCGACCTGTCCACCGTCCGCGACGCCGGGCTGGTGGAGCAGCGCCTGGAGCGGCTCGGCTTCTCGCTGCTGCTGCACGGGCACAAGCACAAGCCGCAACTGCGCGAGACGCTGGTGCGGATCCCGCAGAACGACTCCAGCGTGACGCCCCGCCCGCTGATCGTCTCCGGCTGTGGCAGCACCGGAGTCAGCCAGCACGAACTGGAGCACAACCAACCGAACCACTTCGCCGTCCTGGAACTGGCCCAGCCGGTCCGGGTGCCGGGTGCCGACTTCCTGGTCATCGAGTGGCGCGAGCTGGCCGTGGCACCGGGCGCCGAATGGGTCACCAAGCAGCGCTGGACCATCAAGGGCTGACCTCGCCCGGTGCCTCCGCGAGGGCCGGGTCCGCGCACGTGCCGGTCGCCGAGGGGCCTGTTGGGGACGGGACCTTGGTCCTGCCCGGCTCAGGTGTTCCGGCCCGGGTGCCGGAGCCCCGGCGCGGGGGATGGTGATCCCGTAAGAAGCTGACTGCGGAGGCGACGATGACCATCCACCACGGCACCCGACGATCGATCGAACGGCCGCTGGAGCACGCCGAGATGCCCGGCGCCATGCTCACCGTCACCGCCGCGCGGGCGCTGGCCGTGCTGCGGGTCGCCACCGGCCTGATCTTCCTCTGGGCCTTCCTCGACAAGACCTTCGGCTTCGGGTACGCTACCCCGGCCGAGCGGGCCTGGATCAACGGTGGCTCCCCCACCCGGGGCTTCCTCGCCAACGTGGAGGTGGGCCCGTTGCAGTCGATCTCCCACACGATCGCCGGCACCTGGTGGGCCAACGTGCTGTTCATGGTCGGTCTGGCCGCCATCGGCGTCGCCCTGGTGGCCGGTGTCGGGCTGCGCGTCGCCGCCGCCTCGGGCACCGTGATGATGGCGCTGATGTGGCTGGCCGAGTTCCCGCTTGCCCGGTTCACCGCCGCTGGCGACCCGACCGGCTCGACCAACCCGCTGGTCGACTACCACCTGATCTACGCGGTGGCGCTGATCGCCCTCGCCGCCGCGTACGCCGGACACACCTGGGGTCTGGGGCGGATCTGGGCCCGCCTGCCCTTCGTGCAGCGGCACCGCTGGATGATCTGACGCCCCGACCGACGCCGGGCCGGACCGCCTCCAGGGTCCGGCCCGGCGTCGTGTCGGCACCTGTCGACGAACCCGCACCGTCTTCCGGCGGACCGGACCCGGCACAGCACCAGGCGGACCGGACCCGCACCGCACCGCACCGGGCAGACCGGACCTCAGCCCGACTCTCCGGAACGGGTTCCTCGGCGCGTCGGTCCTCTGCTGCCGCCCTCGGCGCGCCGGCCCGTCACACCGTCCTCAGCCGCCCTCGGCGCGCCGGGCGCGGGCCCGGCGCCGGCCCTCGTGCATGGCCTGCACCCGGGGTACCGGGATGGTCCGCCCCTCCTCGACCAGGTCGGCCGGGAGCGGCTGCGGGGACGGCATCGCCTCGGCCCACGGGTCACCGTCCGCGAGCAGGCCGGGCACCGTCCGGATGGTGAAGTCCGCCGGGGCCACCGACTCCAGGTCGGCCCAGGGCACCGGGAAGGAGACCGGCACACCGGGCCGCAGCCGGGCGCTGTAGACGGACACGACGGTGGCTCCGCCGGACCGGGTCGGGTCCACGAAGACCTTGCCGGCCCGGTCCTCCCGGATGAACGCGGTGGTGGCCAGCGCCGGGTCGAGCCGTTCCGCACGGGCCGCGAGGGCCCGGGTGGCGGCGGCCAGTTCCTCGGCGTCCGGACCGGCCGCGATCGGCACGAAGACGTGTACCCCCTTGGCGCCGCTGGTCTTCACCGCACCGGTCAGCCCGGCGTCGGCGAGGGCCTGGCGGACCAGCAGGGCGGCGGCCACCCCGGCGCCGAAGCCGCCGTCGGAGGGTGGGTCGAGGTCGAGCACCAGGTGCGTGGGACGGCTCAGGTCGTCGACCACCGCCAGCGTCGGGTGGTACTCCACCGCGCGCTGGTTGGCGAACCAGAGCAGGGTACGGCGATCGTCGCAGAGCGCGTACGCGATCTCGCGGTGGGACGCCTCGGCCCAGACCGGCGTCCGGCGTACCCAGTCGGGGGTGTAGCGGGGCAGGTTCTTCTGCATGAACGGCGGCTGCCCGGGGCGTACCCGGACCACTGACAGCGGCCGTCCGCGCAGGTGCGGGACGAGCCGGTCGGCGACCGCGTCCAGGTAGTCGACCAGGTCCCGTTTGATCGCGCCGGACCCGTCGAAGAGCGCCTGATCGAGGTTGGTCAGCGCCACGCCGTCCCTGGTCTCGTCCCCCCGACTCATCCGCCCACCATCCCGCCGCCGCGACACGCGGTCAACCGGAACGCGCCGATCCGCCTACGCACTCAGCTCGAAAGGCGCACTGGCGCACTGGGGCGCGGACGGTCGGCTCGACTCACCCGCGGGACGGGGCACCCGGCTCCGCCCAGCTCACCCGCTCAGGCCAGTCGTTCGCCGGCGGCGACCGTGGCGAGCAGTCGGGCGGTGTGCGCACGGATCGCCGCGTACACAGCGGAGCCGTAGCTGATCCGGGCCACGCCGAGCGAGGCGAGTTCGGCGAGCGTCGGTGCCGCCGGGCGGGCCAGCACGTTCACCGGTCCGGGCACCTCCGCCACGAACGTCCGCAGGTCGGCGGCGTCGGCGAGCACGATCGGATAGACGCAGTCCGCACCGGCCGCCAGGTAGCGGCGGGCCCGGCGGATCGCCTCGGCGAGTCGCCGGGCCGGGTCGCCGGCCTGCTGGAGGAAGACGTCCACCCGGGCGTTCAGCACCACCGGTACGCCGGCAGATCCGGCCGCCGCCCGGATCTCGGCCAGCAGGTCGGCCTGCTTCTCGGTGTCCACCATCGCGCCGCCGGCCGGCTCGGAGTCCTCCAGGTTGAGCCCGACCGCGCCAGCGTCGAGCAGGCGCTCGACCAGTTCCGCCGGAGGCAGGCCGTACCCCCGCTCCAGGTCGGCGGTGACCGGCACGGTCACCGCACGGGCGATCCTGGCCACCGCCGCGAACATCTCGGCCGGTGGGGTGCGCTCGCCGTCGGCGTAGCCGAGCGACTCCGCGACGGCGGCGCTGCCGGTGGCGACAGCGGGGAATTCGGCGTCGGCCACGGCCCGAGCCGAGCCGGCGTCCCAGGCGTTGGGCAGGACGAGTGGTTCACCGGGACGATGCAGCGCGCGCAGTGCCGCCGCCCGATCGATCGCGGTAGAGGTCATAGCGCGATTCTGGGCATCGGACGGGCGGGAGCCCGAGAGCCAATCACACCCGGGTGGTTGTGGCGAAGACCACTGATCTGACCGATCGGTCAGCCTCTGACCGATCGGTCAGGCATGCTGGCTGCCATGGCCCGCCCGACCCAGCAGACCCACGACGAGATCCTGGCCGCCGCCACCCGGCGGTTCGCCGCCACCGGCTACCGGGGCACCTCGTTGCAGGACATCGCGCGCGAGGTCGGCTGCTCCAAGGCGGCGGTGCTCTACCACTTCGCCAACAAGGAGGCGATCCTCACCGAACTGATGGCGCCCGCCGTCGAGGTGTTGCAGGCGCTGGACGACCGGATCGCGGCGCAGGCCGACCCCGCCCGCGCCCAGCAGGTCGCCACCGAGGGCTTCGTCGACCTCGCCGTCCGGTTCCGTGGCGAGATCGCCCTGCTCCGCGGCGAGTTCCCCGAGCTGCTGCAACAACCCGACTTCGCGCACATCCACGAGATCTCCGAGCGGCTCATCGCCGCCCTGGCCGGACGCTCGTCCCGGGACTCGGCCCGGATCTGCGCGCTGGTGCTCCTCGCCGGCATCGCGGAGACCTGCGGACAGTTCGCCGAGGTGTCCGACGAGGACCTGCGGGCCGCCCTGCTCGCCCTGCTGCGACGGGCGCTGGAGCCCGTTCACTGACCCGTTCCACCATTCACTGAACCGAGGGAAAGGACCTCATGGCGACCCTGCTCTACCGGCTTGGCCGGGGTTCGATGCGCCGACGGCGGCTCGTGGCCGCGATCTGGCTCGTCGTACTCGTCGGGCTCGGCCTGGCCGCAGCGACCCTGCGCGGCCCGACGGCCAGCAACTTCACCATGCCCGGGACCGAGTCGCAGCGCGCTCTCGACCTGCTCGCCGAGCAGTTCCCGGCCGCATCCGGTGCCACCGGCACGATCGCCGTCAAGGCGCCCACGGAGGGACAACTCGGCACACCCGAAGGCCAGGCGGTGGTCCAGTCGATCACCCAGGAGGCCACGGCGGTTCCCGGCGTCCTCGCCGCCGTCGATCCGTTCCAGGTCGGCGCCGTGTCGCCGGACGGCCGGTACGCCCTGATCCAGGTGCAGTTCGGCGGTGGCTCCGACGCGATCACCGACGAGCAGCGCGAGGCGTACGAGCAGGTCGGCACCCAGGCCGAAGGCCAGGGCTGGCAGGTCGCGCCCGGCGGTGAGGTGCTGAACGCCGAGCCCGAGGTGGGCTCGACCGAGGCGATCGGTGTCGCGGTCGCCCTGGTCGTTCTGGTGATCACCTTCGGTTCGCTGGTGGCGGCCGGGATGACCATGCTCAACGCGCTGATCGGTGTCGGCGTCGGCATGGCCGGTCTCTTCGCGCTCAGCAGCGTGGTGGAGCTGACCAGCACCGCGCCGATCCTCGCGCTGATGCTCGGCCTCGCCGTCGGCATCGACTACTCACTGTTCATCACCTCCCGCTACCGGCAGAACCTCCTCGAAGGACTGCCCGCCGACGAGGCGATCGGTCGAGCGGTCGGCACCGCCGGATCGGCGGTGGTCTTCGCCGGGGCCACCGTGGTCATCGCCCTCGCCGGCCTGTCGGTGGTGAACATCCCGTTCCTGACCGTGATGGGTCTGGCCGCGGCCGGCACGGTGACCGTGGCCGTGCTGGTGGCGATCACCCTGCAACCGGCCCTGCTCGGCTTCGCCGGCCGCCGGGTGCTGCCCCGCAAGCTGCGTACGGCCGCACCGCAGGCCGCCGACGGCGACCAGAGCACGCCGGAGCCGACCGAGAGCGGTGCGGGCACCGACGTGGCCGCCGTCACCGGCGAGGACCGGTCGACGTTCGGGTTCCGCTGGGCGGCGTTCCTCACCCGCTTCCGGATCCCGGTGATCCTGGCCGGCGTGATCGGTCTCGGCCTGCTCGCGCTGCCCGCGCCGGACATGCGTCTGGCCCTGCCCGACGCCGGCACCGCGCCGGCCGGTTCGGCTCCCCGGGTCGCCAACGACCTGATCACCGAGGGCTTCGGGCCGGGCTTCACCGGCCGTCTCGCGGTGGTCGTGGCCGGCGACGACGCGCAGGCCACCGCCGCTGCTGTGCCGCAGGTGGCGAACCTGGTGCAGAACACCGAGAACGTGCTGGCGGTGGCTCCGCCGCAGCTCAGCCCGGACGGCCGGACCGCGCTGCTCGGGGTGATCCCGCTGACCGGCCCGACCGACCCGGCCACCGAGACGATGGTGCACGACATCCGTACGGCGGTCGACGGCGTCCAGGGCGCCGACGTGCTGCTGACCGGCGTGACCGCGATCGGCATCGACATCTCGGAGAAGCTCTCCGACGCGATGCCGGTCTATCTGGGCCTGGTGGTCGGCCTGTCGATCCTGCTGCTGATGCTGGTGTTCCGGTCGGTGCTGGTGCCGGTCAAGGCGGCGCTGGGCTTCCTGCTCACCGTGGCTGCCACCTTCGGTCTCACGGTGGCGGTGTTCCAGCAGGGGCACCTGGCGGGCCTGCTCGGCCTGGACACCCCGGGCCCGCTGATCAGCTTCCTGCCGATCCTGCTCATCGGCATCCTGTTCGGCCTGGCCATGGACTACGAGGTCTTCCTGGTCTCCCGGATGCGGGAGGACTTCGTCCACGGTGACACCGCCCAGCAGGCCACCATCAACGGGATGGGGCACGGTGCCCGGGTGGTCACCGCCGCCGCGCTGATCATGACGTCGGTCTTCGGCGGCTTCGTCTTCCTCGACGACCCGGTCATCAAGTCGATGGGCTTCGCGCTGGCGGTCGGTGTGGCCATCGACGCCTTCGTGGTCCGGATGACCATCGTCCCGGCGGTGATGTCGCTGCTCGGCAAGGTGGCCTGGTGGCTGCCGCGTTGGCTGGACCGGATCCTGCCCAACGTCGACATCGAGGGCGAGAAGCTGCGCGCCAAGCTCGACGACAAGGCGCACGCCAACACCTGACGGCATGCGTGAAAGGAAGGGTCCCCTGCTAACGCCTCGTGCATAGCAGGGGACCCTTCCTAACATCAGCACCCCGAGCGCCCGCACCCCACCCCGCAGCGCGAGCGCGCGTTCAGACGCCCGCTGGATAGGTCTCCATCTCGCCCGGTGTGGTCAGCGCGGGCAGCGGATGCAGGGCGGTGGCCTCGTCACACCAGACGAAGGCGTCGTACCGGTCCCCCAGCCGGGTCGGCACGTAGTTGCCCCACGACTCGAACGACGGGTCGTAGACCACGCCGATCGCCCGGTGGTCGAGCGTGTCGGTGACCCAGCCGGGCTGGTCCGGGCCGCCGAAGACCAGCACCGCCCGGTCCGGCATCAGCTCGTGCAGCCGGTGCTCCAGCGAGCCGGGGCGGGCCGGCGGCACCACCATCGCCTCCGCCGGGGACCCCCAGCGCGGTGCCGCCGTCACCGTGCCGTGATAGCTGCCGAAGCCGATCAGGGCCACCCCGTCCGGTCCGTACCGCTCCCGGGCCAACTGGCCGATGGTGAGCATCCCGTCGTCGGCCATGTCGGTGGCCCGCGCGTCGCCGACGTGCGTGTTGTGCGCCCAGACCACACCCCGGGCACCCGGCCCGTAGCGGTCCAGCAACCGGTCCAGGGTGTCGGCCATGTGGCCGTCCCGGATGTTCCACGACCCCGGCCCGCCGGCCACCATCTCCCGGTAGTACCGCTCCGCGCCGGCCACCACCTCCGCGTTCTGCCAGGCCGAGAAGGCGCCCGGCCCGTCCGTGGCGGCGTGTTCGCGGGTACGCGCCAGCAGCCGCACCACCTCCTCCTCGCAGCGGGCGGAGACGAAGCGGCTGGCCAACCCGTACTCCTCGACCTGCTTGCCGTACGGCTCGAAGCACCGGTAGGCGTCCTGGGCGGCCTCCAGCGACGCCGGGTCCTCCTCGCCGAGGTAGTCGAAGATCGCCTGCATGGACTCCCAGAGGCTGTACACGTCCAGCCCGTGGAACCCGGCCCGGGACGTCTCGGGCCGTTCCAGGTTCCAGGCTCGAAGCCAGCGGCAGAACCGGGCCACCTCGGCGTTGGACCACATCCACGTCGGCCAGCGTTCGAAGCGTTCCAGCGCGGTCTGCGGCTCCGTCGCCCCACCCGACGCAGCAGTCACCGACCGGTTCACCCGGTCGCAGTCCGGCCAGTCCCCCTCCACCGCGACGAAGCTGAACCCGCACTCGGCGATCAACCGCCGGGTCAGCTGTTCCCGGATGCGGTAGTAGTCGTGGCTGCCGTGCGTGGCCTCGCCGATCATCACCACCCGGACGTCCCGGACTCGCTCCAGCAACGGGTCGAGGTCGCTCGGTGCGCCGAGCCGCTGTACCAGCATGCCTGCGGCTACCCGGCACCCCCGGCAGCAAACCCGGGGGTGTGCCGGGCGCCTCGGGCGGGTAGGCCGTCAGCATGACCGACAG
Above is a window of Verrucosispora sp. NA02020 DNA encoding:
- a CDS encoding TetR/AcrR family transcriptional regulator; the protein is MARPTQQTHDEILAAATRRFAATGYRGTSLQDIAREVGCSKAAVLYHFANKEAILTELMAPAVEVLQALDDRIAAQADPARAQQVATEGFVDLAVRFRGEIALLRGEFPELLQQPDFAHIHEISERLIAALAGRSSRDSARICALVLLAGIAETCGQFAEVSDEDLRAALLALLRRALEPVH
- a CDS encoding MMPL family transporter, whose protein sequence is MATLLYRLGRGSMRRRRLVAAIWLVVLVGLGLAAATLRGPTASNFTMPGTESQRALDLLAEQFPAASGATGTIAVKAPTEGQLGTPEGQAVVQSITQEATAVPGVLAAVDPFQVGAVSPDGRYALIQVQFGGGSDAITDEQREAYEQVGTQAEGQGWQVAPGGEVLNAEPEVGSTEAIGVAVALVVLVITFGSLVAAGMTMLNALIGVGVGMAGLFALSSVVELTSTAPILALMLGLAVGIDYSLFITSRYRQNLLEGLPADEAIGRAVGTAGSAVVFAGATVVIALAGLSVVNIPFLTVMGLAAAGTVTVAVLVAITLQPALLGFAGRRVLPRKLRTAAPQAADGDQSTPEPTESGAGTDVAAVTGEDRSTFGFRWAAFLTRFRIPVILAGVIGLGLLALPAPDMRLALPDAGTAPAGSAPRVANDLITEGFGPGFTGRLAVVVAGDDAQATAAAVPQVANLVQNTENVLAVAPPQLSPDGRTALLGVIPLTGPTDPATETMVHDIRTAVDGVQGADVLLTGVTAIGIDISEKLSDAMPVYLGLVVGLSILLLMLVFRSVLVPVKAALGFLLTVAATFGLTVAVFQQGHLAGLLGLDTPGPLISFLPILLIGILFGLAMDYEVFLVSRMREDFVHGDTAQQATINGMGHGARVVTAAALIMTSVFGGFVFLDDPVIKSMGFALAVGVAIDAFVVRMTIVPAVMSLLGKVAWWLPRWLDRILPNVDIEGEKLRAKLDDKAHANT
- a CDS encoding erythromycin esterase family protein; the encoded protein is MLVQRLGAPSDLDPLLERVRDVRVVMIGEATHGSHDYYRIREQLTRRLIAECGFSFVAVEGDWPDCDRVNRSVTAASGGATEPQTALERFERWPTWMWSNAEVARFCRWLRAWNLERPETSRAGFHGLDVYSLWESMQAIFDYLGEEDPASLEAAQDAYRCFEPYGKQVEEYGLASRFVSARCEEEVVRLLARTREHAATDGPGAFSAWQNAEVVAGAERYYREMVAGGPGSWNIRDGHMADTLDRLLDRYGPGARGVVWAHNTHVGDARATDMADDGMLTIGQLARERYGPDGVALIGFGSYHGTVTAAPRWGSPAEAMVVPPARPGSLEHRLHELMPDRAVLVFGGPDQPGWVTDTLDHRAIGVVYDPSFESWGNYVPTRLGDRYDAFVWCDEATALHPLPALTTPGEMETYPAGV